From Paenibacillus antri, one genomic window encodes:
- a CDS encoding ABC transporter ATP-binding protein, which produces MKPMHRFEAQHIVAGYDQKTVIHGISLTIPSNKISIILGANACGKSTLLKTLARLIKPTSGSIALDGEPLGKIPPKALARILGLLPQSPIVPEGISVADLVGRGRFPHQSLFGGWTKKDYEAVAEAMEIMHITELANRSIDELSGGQRQRVWIAMALAQQTDILFLDEPTTFLDITYQVEILDLLTDLNRKRGTTIVMVLHDINLSARYADYIFALHQGKLVAEGEPKRVITSGLIKDIFGLDCTVIEDPVSGSPSVVPIGRYHVNREKSLQPV; this is translated from the coding sequence ATGAAGCCGATGCATCGGTTTGAGGCCCAGCACATCGTTGCGGGCTATGATCAGAAGACGGTGATCCATGGCATCAGCCTTACGATCCCTAGCAATAAGATCAGTATCATTCTCGGAGCGAACGCTTGCGGCAAGTCTACGCTTCTTAAGACGCTGGCCCGGCTGATCAAGCCCACGTCCGGGAGCATCGCCCTCGACGGAGAGCCGCTCGGCAAGATTCCGCCGAAGGCCTTGGCTCGCATCTTAGGGCTGCTTCCGCAATCCCCCATCGTGCCGGAGGGAATTTCCGTCGCGGATTTGGTCGGGCGCGGCCGGTTCCCGCACCAATCGTTGTTTGGCGGATGGACGAAGAAAGACTACGAGGCCGTCGCCGAGGCGATGGAAATCATGCATATTACCGAGCTCGCCAACCGGAGCATCGACGAGCTCTCGGGCGGTCAGCGGCAGCGCGTCTGGATCGCCATGGCGTTGGCGCAGCAAACCGACATCTTATTTCTCGATGAACCGACCACCTTCTTGGATATCACCTATCAGGTGGAAATTCTCGACCTGCTCACGGATCTGAACCGCAAACGCGGGACAACGATCGTGATGGTGCTTCACGACATCAACTTATCCGCGCGTTACGCAGACTATATTTTCGCGTTGCATCAAGGAAAGCTCGTGGCCGAGGGCGAGCCGAAGAGGGTAATTACAAGCGGCCTGATTAAAGACATTTTCGGACTGGATTGCACGGTGATCGAAGATCCGGTCTCGGGCTCGCCT